One Saccharopolyspora erythraea NRRL 2338 genomic region harbors:
- a CDS encoding IS110 family transposase translates to MKVRKIVWAGIDVGKHAHHACVVDETGKVVFGQKVINSQAAIEALIARAAKKAGEVVWAVDMTSGAAGLLITLLVVTGRPVVYVPGRLVNRMAGAFAGEGKTDAKDARTIAETARLRGDLTPVTSPSEIASDLQILTARREDLVADWVRGVNRIRELLASIFPSLERAFDFSTRSVLILLTGFQTPDGVRAAGADGLRAYLTEHQAHARSIPSIVDKTLAAAGEQTVALPTETITAPLIARLARQLLELDREIKDLDKQLTERFEAHPDAERITSVDGFGPILGAQLLADTGGDLLTAFGNPGRLAAYAGLAPVPRDSGRVRGNLHRPKRYHRGLRRVFYLAALSSIRPEGPSRIFYQRKRSEGKLHTQALIALARRLVDVIWALLRDSRTFQTTPPTQAQAA, encoded by the coding sequence GTGAAGGTCCGCAAGATCGTCTGGGCAGGGATCGATGTCGGCAAGCACGCTCATCACGCGTGTGTGGTGGACGAGACCGGCAAGGTCGTGTTCGGTCAGAAGGTCATCAACAGTCAGGCCGCGATCGAGGCGTTGATCGCCCGTGCCGCCAAGAAGGCCGGTGAGGTGGTCTGGGCGGTGGATATGACCTCCGGCGCCGCAGGTCTGCTGATCACGCTGCTTGTGGTCACCGGGCGGCCGGTGGTCTACGTGCCCGGCAGGCTGGTCAACCGGATGGCCGGAGCGTTCGCCGGTGAGGGCAAGACCGACGCCAAAGACGCCCGCACCATCGCCGAAACCGCCCGGCTGCGCGGCGATCTGACCCCGGTGACCAGCCCTAGCGAGATCGCCTCCGACCTGCAGATCCTCACCGCTAGGCGTGAGGACCTCGTGGCCGACTGGGTGCGCGGTGTCAACCGGATCCGCGAACTGCTCGCGAGCATTTTCCCCTCGCTGGAGCGGGCCTTCGACTTCTCCACCCGCTCCGTGCTGATCCTGCTGACGGGGTTTCAAACCCCCGACGGCGTCCGCGCCGCCGGTGCGGACGGCCTGCGGGCCTATCTGACCGAGCACCAGGCCCACGCCCGCAGCATCCCGTCCATCGTGGACAAGACACTGGCTGCCGCAGGTGAGCAAACCGTTGCCCTGCCCACGGAAACGATCACAGCGCCGCTGATCGCCCGCCTGGCCCGTCAACTGCTGGAACTGGACCGAGAGATCAAAGACCTCGACAAGCAGCTCACCGAACGCTTCGAGGCCCACCCCGACGCCGAACGCATCACCAGCGTCGACGGTTTCGGCCCGATCCTCGGGGCCCAACTGCTGGCCGACACCGGTGGTGACCTGCTCACCGCTTTCGGCAACCCCGGCCGCCTGGCCGCATACGCCGGCCTGGCCCCGGTCCCCCGTGACTCCGGGCGCGTCCGCGGCAACCTGCACCGCCCGAAGCGCTACCACCGCGGGCTGCGGCGGGTGTTCTACCTCGCCGCACTGTCCTCGATTCGCCCTGAAGGCCCCTCCCGCATCTTCTACCAGCGCAAACGCAGCGAAGGGAAGCTTCACACCCAGGCGCTGATCGCACTGGCACGCCGCCTGGTCGACGTGATCTGGGCCCTGCTGCGCGACAGCCGCACCTTCCAGACCACACCACCCACCCAGGCCCAAGCGGCTTGA
- a CDS encoding amidohydrolase family protein — MVSGRDTLAFQDQDGATHVLTLATGEVREVVDAVRAPGRPTWSPDGATIAFAAQRPVSRRFREGANQILTVRVDTGAIAYHEVLPNRSLSGRGVDGPVWSPDGSSYAFVMGAALWVVSVDASGTPTAAPRQVTAEVADAPSWHPDSRTLLYLSLGALRMVDSHEGTSCPVPLNLTWSPARVRGRTVVRAGALWDGVHDVLRRDVDIVIDGDRIGEVTSRREWPHSAVVDATALTVLPGLVDMHAHVHLEGRFLGSRQGRLWLSFGVTSVRSPGDPAYLAAQHREATASGDQLGPRYFAAGEPIDGSRVYYGFTRPTTDAREVAREVERARALRYDLLKTYVRLPSTAQDQVVRAGTGLPVTSHYAYPAARFGVHCMEHLGATSRLGFSQTLSRLGRSYDDVVALISRAGMSITPTLFVSAVLMAGDESWLADERIARLYPQWERDALRETIALVSRTPEITAGLRKMLAANVDTVRRISGAGGLVVCGTDAPIDHLGVSLHLNLRALVAHGMSAADALRTATGNAAQALNASGHLGAVLPGRYADLTAVDGDPLADITRAAAVRKVVVGGVLHEMTELLDFPAQAPTPATQRSAPQPRSEWWWHGRHDAVHACC, encoded by the coding sequence GTGGTCTCCGGACGGGACACGCTGGCGTTCCAGGACCAGGACGGCGCCACCCACGTGCTCACCCTCGCCACCGGCGAAGTGCGCGAGGTGGTCGACGCGGTGCGCGCCCCGGGACGGCCCACCTGGTCGCCGGACGGTGCGACGATCGCCTTCGCGGCGCAACGGCCGGTGTCGCGGCGCTTCAGGGAAGGCGCGAACCAGATCCTGACCGTCCGGGTGGACACCGGAGCGATCGCCTACCACGAGGTGTTGCCGAACCGCTCGCTGAGCGGGCGCGGGGTGGACGGGCCGGTGTGGTCGCCCGACGGTTCGTCGTACGCGTTCGTCATGGGCGCAGCGCTGTGGGTCGTGTCCGTCGACGCCTCCGGCACGCCGACCGCTGCGCCGCGCCAGGTCACCGCAGAGGTCGCCGACGCGCCGTCGTGGCACCCCGACTCGCGGACGCTGCTGTACCTCAGCCTCGGCGCCCTGCGCATGGTCGATTCCCACGAGGGCACCTCCTGCCCGGTGCCGCTGAACCTCACCTGGTCCCCGGCCCGCGTCCGCGGGCGGACCGTGGTGCGCGCGGGCGCGCTGTGGGACGGGGTCCACGACGTGCTCCGCCGCGACGTCGACATCGTCATCGACGGCGACCGCATAGGCGAGGTCACCTCCCGCCGGGAGTGGCCGCACAGCGCGGTGGTCGACGCAACCGCGCTCACCGTGCTGCCCGGCCTGGTGGACATGCACGCGCACGTCCACCTCGAAGGCCGGTTCCTCGGCTCCCGCCAGGGCAGGCTGTGGCTGTCCTTCGGCGTGACCAGCGTGCGGTCCCCCGGCGACCCGGCCTACCTCGCCGCGCAGCACCGCGAGGCGACCGCCTCGGGCGACCAGCTCGGTCCCCGCTACTTCGCGGCGGGCGAGCCGATCGACGGCAGCCGGGTGTACTACGGCTTCACCCGGCCGACAACGGACGCGCGGGAGGTGGCCCGGGAAGTCGAACGGGCGCGGGCGCTGCGCTACGACCTGCTCAAGACCTACGTCCGGTTGCCGTCGACCGCCCAGGACCAGGTGGTCCGCGCGGGAACGGGTCTGCCGGTGACCTCGCACTACGCCTATCCGGCGGCGCGGTTCGGGGTGCACTGCATGGAGCACCTGGGCGCGACCAGCAGGCTCGGCTTCTCCCAGACGCTGAGCAGGCTCGGCCGCTCCTACGACGACGTGGTCGCGCTGATCAGCCGGGCAGGCATGTCGATCACGCCCACGTTGTTCGTTTCCGCCGTTCTGATGGCAGGCGACGAATCGTGGCTCGCCGACGAGCGGATCGCCAGGCTCTACCCCCAGTGGGAACGCGACGCGCTGCGCGAGACGATCGCGCTGGTGTCGCGAACACCGGAGATCACCGCGGGACTCAGGAAGATGCTCGCGGCCAATGTGGACACCGTGCGCCGGATCAGCGGTGCCGGCGGTCTCGTGGTCTGCGGCACCGACGCCCCGATCGACCACCTCGGGGTCAGCCTGCACCTGAACCTGCGGGCTCTGGTCGCCCACGGCATGTCCGCGGCCGACGCCCTGCGCACGGCCACCGGCAACGCCGCGCAAGCGCTCAACGCGAGCGGGCACCTCGGCGCGGTCCTGCCGGGCAGGTACGCCGACCTCACCGCGGTCGACGGCGACCCGCTGGCGGACATCACCCGTGCCGCGGCGGTGCGCAAGGTGGTGGTCGGCGGTGTCCTGCACGAGATGACCGAGCTGCTCGACTTCCCGGCGCAGGCGCCGACCCCGGCGACCCAGCGGTCCGCACCGCAGCCCCGCTCGGAGTGGTGGTGGCACGGTCGCCACGACGCCGTGCACGCGTGTTGCTGA